In Gossypium arboreum isolate Shixiya-1 unplaced genomic scaffold, ASM2569848v2 Contig00224, whole genome shotgun sequence, a single window of DNA contains:
- the LOC128288493 gene encoding 50S ribosomal protein L14, chloroplastic yields the protein MIQPQTHLNVADNSGARELMCIRVIGASNRRYAHIGDVIVAVIKEAVPNTPLERSEVIRAVIVRTRKELKRDNGMIIRYDDNAAVVIDQEGNPKGTRIFGAIARELRQLNFTKIVSLAPEVL from the coding sequence ATGATTCAACCTCAGACCCATTTGAATGTAGCAGATAACAGCGGGGCCCGAGAATTGATGTGTATTCGAGTCATAGGAGCTAGTAATCGCCGATATGCTCATATTGGTGACGTTATTGTTGCTGTGATCAAGGAAGCAGTACCAAATACACCTCTAGAAAGATCAGAAGTGATCAGAGCTGTAATTGTACGTACTCGTAAAGAACTCAAACGCGACAACGGGATGATAATACGATATGATGACAATGCTGCCGTTGTCATTGATCAAGAAGGAAATCCAAAAGGAACTCGAATTTTTGGTGCGATCGCCCGGGAATTGAGACAGTTAAATTTCACTAAAATAGTTTCATTAGCTCCCGAGGTATTATAA